A region from the Kribbella shirazensis genome encodes:
- a CDS encoding ABC transporter substrate-binding protein has product MRKLLAALAALCLLVVIPGTASAAEPAQKKVIKIGVTQAVDSMNPFLAVRLVSGSIQRMIYGFLTVPDSKTLQPSPDLAESWTTSPDGLTWTFKIRQTKWSDGQPVTAEDAAWTFNKMITDDGAKTGNGPAVENFQSVTANGQELTIKLKTPQASMLDNPVPIMPKHVWEKVKNIAEYDAEVYPAVGSGPYVAVEHKKDQFVRLEANPDYWRGRPKIDELQIIFYDNPAASIVGLKKGDIDLIGRLNPSDFESLKGDDNIVQWNTQGRRATYLQINHGATTSDDKPIGDGHPALKDPKVRTALHHAIDKQKLVDEVQGGLAKPADGSIIPPLYKDYFWEAGGDQKIGFDVAKANKILDDAGYKKGPDGLRTMPDGSRKLQFRFSIHTDAPIEDKLAEYLTGWLKEIGIGLTTKRLDSSKFSEETGTTALFDIAISGWSVNPDPEEVLATHLCSRRPTASGEGGGTESFYCDPTYENLYLQQQKELDRGKRADVIKKMEERLYTDAPVIALYYPNDLEGYRKDRIASITPIPEDKGLLYGGSGYWPFYTVEAVSKDGAAADSGGTSTGLIAGIAAAAVVVLIGGFFVLRRRQGAADERE; this is encoded by the coding sequence ATGAGGAAGTTGCTGGCGGCGCTGGCGGCGCTGTGTTTGCTGGTGGTGATTCCCGGGACGGCGTCCGCCGCCGAACCGGCGCAGAAGAAGGTCATCAAGATCGGGGTGACCCAGGCGGTCGACTCGATGAACCCGTTCCTGGCCGTACGGCTGGTGTCCGGGTCGATCCAGCGGATGATCTACGGCTTCCTGACGGTGCCGGACTCCAAGACCCTGCAACCGAGCCCGGACCTGGCCGAGTCCTGGACGACGTCACCGGACGGGCTCACCTGGACGTTCAAGATCCGCCAGACGAAGTGGTCCGACGGGCAGCCGGTCACGGCCGAGGACGCGGCCTGGACGTTCAACAAGATGATCACCGACGACGGCGCGAAGACCGGCAACGGCCCGGCGGTGGAGAACTTCCAGAGCGTCACCGCGAACGGGCAGGAGCTGACCATCAAGCTCAAGACCCCGCAGGCGTCGATGCTCGACAACCCGGTGCCGATCATGCCCAAGCACGTCTGGGAGAAGGTCAAGAACATCGCGGAGTACGACGCCGAGGTCTACCCGGCCGTCGGTAGCGGGCCGTACGTCGCGGTCGAGCACAAGAAGGACCAGTTCGTCCGGCTGGAGGCGAACCCGGACTACTGGCGCGGCCGCCCCAAGATCGACGAGCTGCAGATCATCTTCTACGACAACCCCGCGGCCTCGATCGTCGGCCTGAAGAAGGGCGACATCGACCTGATCGGCCGGCTGAACCCGTCGGACTTCGAGTCGCTGAAGGGCGACGACAACATCGTCCAGTGGAACACCCAGGGCCGGCGGGCGACGTACCTGCAGATCAACCACGGCGCGACGACCAGCGACGACAAGCCGATCGGCGACGGGCACCCGGCGCTGAAGGACCCGAAGGTGCGGACCGCGCTGCACCACGCGATCGACAAGCAGAAGCTCGTCGACGAGGTCCAGGGCGGGCTGGCGAAACCGGCCGACGGCTCGATCATCCCGCCGCTGTACAAGGACTACTTCTGGGAGGCGGGCGGCGACCAGAAGATCGGCTTCGACGTCGCGAAGGCCAACAAGATCCTCGACGACGCCGGGTACAAGAAGGGTCCGGACGGTCTCCGCACGATGCCGGACGGATCGCGGAAACTGCAGTTCCGCTTCAGCATCCACACCGACGCCCCGATCGAGGACAAGCTGGCGGAGTACCTGACCGGGTGGCTCAAGGAGATCGGCATCGGGCTGACCACCAAGCGGCTCGACTCCAGCAAGTTCAGCGAGGAGACCGGGACGACGGCGCTCTTCGACATCGCGATCAGCGGCTGGTCGGTGAACCCGGACCCGGAGGAGGTACTCGCCACGCACCTGTGCAGCCGGCGTCCCACCGCGTCCGGCGAGGGCGGCGGTACCGAGTCGTTCTACTGCGACCCGACGTACGAGAACCTGTACCTGCAGCAGCAGAAGGAGCTCGACCGGGGCAAGCGCGCCGACGTCATCAAGAAGATGGAGGAGCGGCTTTACACCGATGCCCCGGTGATCGCGCTGTACTACCCGAACGACCTCGAGGGCTACCGCAAGGACCGGATCGCGAGCATCACGCCGATCCCGGAGGACAAGGGCCTGCTGTACGGCGGTTCGGGCTACTGGCCGTTCTACACGGTGGAGGCCGTCTCGAAGGACGGTGCCGCGGCCGACAGCGGCGGCACGAGCACCGGCCTGATCGCAGGCATCGCGGCGGCCGCGGTCGTCGTACTGATCGGCGGGTTCTTCGTCCTACGACGCCGCCAGGGCGCGGCCGACGAGCGCGAATGA
- a CDS encoding TetR/AcrR family transcriptional regulator has product MDRAAEDLTARARIRDAAIKLFGQRGIEGASIRDIAAEAGVSSGLVRHHFGSKEALREACDTYAKERMLQIGAELTRDNDLTGLDPLALHPVAFPLQLYIVRSMMDGSETATAFFLEGVDAVEEWTTTFGIDPKDRRGYAAALAAIKLSVFVFRDQVSKALGEDITTPAGYNRIGQALMEVFTIPLLPQDNINPRKQEK; this is encoded by the coding sequence ATGGATCGGGCGGCGGAGGATCTGACGGCTCGCGCGCGCATCCGGGACGCGGCGATCAAGCTGTTCGGGCAGCGCGGCATCGAGGGTGCCTCGATCCGCGACATCGCAGCCGAGGCCGGGGTGTCGTCGGGGCTGGTACGGCACCACTTCGGGTCCAAGGAGGCGCTGCGCGAGGCGTGCGACACCTACGCCAAGGAGCGGATGCTGCAGATCGGCGCCGAGCTGACCCGGGACAACGACCTCACCGGGCTCGACCCGCTGGCGCTGCACCCGGTCGCGTTCCCGCTGCAGCTCTACATCGTGCGCTCGATGATGGACGGCTCCGAGACCGCGACCGCGTTCTTCCTCGAAGGGGTCGACGCGGTCGAGGAGTGGACCACCACCTTCGGTATCGACCCCAAGGACCGGCGCGGGTACGCCGCCGCCCTGGCCGCGATCAAGCTGAGCGTGTTCGTGTTCCGCGACCAGGTCTCGAAGGCGCTCGGCGAGGACATCACCACCCCGGCGGGCTACAACCGGATCGGCCAGGCCCTGATGGAGGTCTTCACGATCCCGTTGCTCCCGCAGGACAACATCAACCCGCGGAAACAGGAGAAGTGA
- a CDS encoding ABC transporter ATP-binding protein → MPAAISTEGLVKRFGRTHALDGLDLTVRTGEVHGFLGPNGAGKTTTIRILLGMTRADGGTARVLDGDPWSDATALHRRLAYVPGDVTLWPNLSGGEAIDLLGRMRGGVDKKRKAELLERFDLDPRKKARAYSKGNRQKVALVAAFASDVELLLLDEPTSGLDPLMEEVFREVVQEISDREGRTVLLSSHILSEVEALCDRVTIIRAGRAVESGTLNELRHLTRTSIQAELVGPMDGLAQLTGVHDLRLDDGRVRFDVDTEEINPVLRHLTEIGVRSLVSQPPSLEELFLRLYEPEAVQ, encoded by the coding sequence ATGCCGGCTGCGATCAGCACGGAAGGTCTGGTCAAGCGATTCGGGCGTACCCACGCCTTGGACGGTCTCGATCTCACGGTGCGAACCGGAGAGGTGCACGGGTTCCTCGGCCCGAACGGCGCGGGGAAGACCACCACCATTCGCATCCTGCTCGGCATGACGCGCGCCGACGGCGGTACGGCGCGCGTCCTCGACGGCGATCCGTGGTCGGACGCGACCGCGCTGCACCGGCGGCTCGCGTACGTTCCCGGCGACGTGACCCTGTGGCCGAACCTGTCCGGCGGCGAGGCGATCGACCTGCTCGGCCGGATGCGCGGCGGCGTGGACAAGAAGCGCAAGGCCGAGCTGCTCGAGCGGTTCGACCTCGACCCGCGGAAGAAGGCCCGCGCGTACTCGAAGGGCAACCGCCAGAAGGTCGCGCTCGTCGCCGCGTTCGCCTCCGACGTCGAGCTCCTGCTCCTCGACGAGCCCACCTCCGGGCTGGATCCGTTGATGGAGGAGGTGTTCCGCGAGGTCGTGCAGGAGATCAGCGATCGCGAAGGCCGGACCGTCCTGCTGTCCAGCCACATCCTGTCCGAGGTCGAGGCGCTCTGCGACCGGGTGACGATCATCCGCGCCGGCCGCGCCGTCGAGAGCGGCACGCTCAACGAGCTGCGGCACCTCACCCGCACGTCGATCCAGGCCGAGCTGGTCGGCCCGATGGACGGTCTCGCGCAGCTCACCGGCGTCCACGACCTGCGGCTCGACGACGGCCGCGTCCGGTTCGACGTCGACACCGAGGAGATCAACCCGGTACTGCGACACCTGACAGAGATCGGCGTACGGAGCCTGGTCAGCCAGCCGCCGTCGCTCGAGGAACTGTTCCTGCGGCTGTACGAACCCGAGGCCGTGCAATGA
- a CDS encoding ABC transporter permease, with protein MKSLAGTGGLIRLVLRRDRVVLPLWILLLVAISVSYVKEYGDLFPTPDSRIKYASNAGFITLYGELSGPSLGEFVTWRLGFVPVMVGLISLLTVIRHTRVEEETGRRELLGATVVGRHAQLAAALVTVLGANVVLGVLLALGMHIQDLPLAGSIAIGAMYACTGWVFAAVGAVAAQLTASAGTARGIAIGVLGGAYVLRAAGDTSAHTNGPLAWLSYLSPIAWAQQIHPYAQNRWWLAAVIAAVTVLLVVAAVSLAVRRDVGAGILPDRLGPADGELGSPVALAWRLHRGLLVAWTAGFALLGLLFGGVAEGVGDMIRDEPAVQEMFQRLGGATGLIDSFLAGVTALVGMIASAYAVQATLKMRVEESSGRVEPVLATATSRWQWAASHLVFSLLGPAVALLAAGVAEGLAYGVAIGDVGGQVPRLIGAALAQLPAVWVLAAIALAIFGFFPQASMVSWAGPAICILIGLVSAGVATAGWIRDISPFTHLPSLPGGSVSAGPLVTLLAIAAVVALAGLIGLRRRDLPA; from the coding sequence ATGAAGAGCCTGGCCGGGACGGGCGGCCTGATCCGGCTGGTCCTGCGCCGCGACCGCGTCGTCCTGCCGCTGTGGATCCTGCTCCTGGTGGCGATCTCGGTGAGCTACGTCAAGGAGTACGGCGACCTGTTCCCGACGCCGGACTCACGGATCAAGTACGCGAGCAATGCGGGCTTCATCACCTTGTACGGCGAGCTTTCCGGGCCGAGCCTGGGAGAATTCGTCACCTGGCGACTGGGGTTCGTGCCCGTGATGGTCGGATTGATCAGCCTGCTCACGGTGATCCGGCACACCCGGGTCGAGGAGGAGACCGGACGTCGTGAGTTGCTTGGGGCAACCGTCGTCGGGCGGCACGCGCAACTGGCCGCCGCGCTCGTCACGGTCCTCGGCGCGAACGTCGTCCTCGGCGTACTGCTTGCCCTCGGCATGCACATCCAGGACCTGCCGCTCGCCGGGTCGATCGCCATCGGCGCCATGTACGCCTGCACAGGTTGGGTTTTCGCCGCTGTCGGAGCGGTCGCGGCACAACTGACCGCGAGCGCCGGGACCGCGCGCGGGATCGCGATCGGTGTCCTCGGAGGGGCTTATGTACTGCGAGCCGCCGGGGACACCAGTGCGCACACCAACGGGCCGCTCGCCTGGTTGTCGTACCTGTCTCCCATCGCCTGGGCGCAGCAGATCCACCCTTACGCCCAGAACCGTTGGTGGCTGGCCGCGGTGATCGCGGCGGTGACAGTTCTGCTGGTGGTTGCGGCTGTGAGTCTCGCCGTACGGCGGGACGTCGGGGCCGGGATCCTGCCCGATCGACTCGGCCCGGCGGACGGTGAGCTCGGGTCGCCGGTCGCGCTGGCGTGGCGGTTGCATCGTGGGCTGCTGGTCGCATGGACAGCCGGATTCGCCTTGCTGGGCTTGCTGTTCGGCGGTGTCGCCGAGGGCGTCGGGGACATGATCCGCGACGAGCCGGCCGTCCAGGAGATGTTCCAGCGGTTGGGTGGCGCGACCGGGTTGATCGACTCGTTCCTGGCCGGGGTGACGGCGCTCGTCGGCATGATCGCGTCGGCGTACGCCGTCCAGGCCACGCTCAAGATGCGGGTCGAGGAGAGCAGCGGACGTGTCGAACCGGTGCTGGCAACTGCGACGAGCCGTTGGCAGTGGGCGGCGAGCCATCTTGTCTTCAGCCTCCTCGGTCCGGCGGTCGCGCTGCTGGCGGCCGGTGTGGCCGAGGGATTGGCGTACGGCGTGGCGATCGGGGACGTCGGCGGTCAGGTGCCCCGGCTGATCGGTGCGGCGCTCGCCCAGTTGCCGGCCGTGTGGGTACTGGCCGCGATCGCGCTCGCGATCTTCGGGTTCTTCCCGCAGGCCTCGATGGTGTCGTGGGCGGGACCCGCGATCTGCATCCTGATCGGGCTGGTCAGCGCCGGCGTCGCGACCGCCGGCTGGATCCGCGACATCTCACCGTTCACCCATCTCCCCTCGCTACCGGGCGGATCGGTGTCGGCCGGGCCCTTGGTCACCCTCCTCGCGATCGCCGCCGTCGTCGCCCTCGCCGGCCTGATCGGCCTCCGCCGCCGGGACCTGCCGGCGTAG
- a CDS encoding DUF1206 domain-containing protein — MRHSRPYDGAITVGLIAYGIVHLLVAWIALQLAFGNSSQEASQEGALRELAGQPLGGTLLWVVAVGLFALVVWRILALVWGHLDLHKKLSSIGRAIVYLALGVSAVKVAMGGGGSSTGEQQTISSRLMANGAGRALIVAVGIAIVALGCYHGYKAITLKFTEDLVGGASDGTILLGRIGYFAKGIAFVVVGGLFGWAAISYDPQKAGGLDTALHTIKDQPFGPVLLTVLAAGIAAFGGYCFSWSRNARR, encoded by the coding sequence GTGCGACACAGCCGGCCGTACGACGGTGCGATCACCGTCGGCCTGATCGCGTACGGCATCGTGCATCTGCTCGTTGCGTGGATCGCCCTGCAACTGGCGTTCGGCAACTCCTCGCAGGAGGCATCCCAGGAAGGCGCTCTGCGGGAGCTGGCCGGTCAACCGCTCGGCGGCACGCTGTTGTGGGTCGTCGCGGTCGGTCTGTTCGCGCTGGTCGTCTGGCGGATCCTGGCACTTGTCTGGGGCCACCTGGACCTGCACAAGAAGCTGTCCTCGATCGGCCGCGCGATCGTGTACCTCGCGCTGGGTGTCAGCGCGGTCAAGGTCGCGATGGGCGGCGGCGGTTCGAGCACCGGCGAGCAGCAGACGATCTCGTCCCGGCTGATGGCGAACGGCGCGGGCCGGGCGCTGATCGTCGCCGTCGGCATCGCGATCGTCGCGCTCGGGTGCTACCACGGCTACAAGGCGATCACGCTGAAGTTCACCGAGGACCTGGTCGGCGGCGCCTCCGACGGGACGATCCTGCTCGGCCGGATCGGGTACTTCGCCAAGGGGATCGCGTTCGTGGTCGTCGGCGGACTGTTCGGCTGGGCGGCGATCAGCTACGACCCGCAGAAGGCCGGAGGCCTCGACACCGCTCTGCACACGATCAAGGACCAGCCGTTCGGGCCGGTCCTGCTGACCGTGCTGGCGGCCGGCATCGCGGCCTTCGGCGGCTACTGCTTCAGCTGGTCCCGGAACGCCCGCCGGTGA
- a CDS encoding stage II sporulation protein M, whose protein sequence is MDVEAFVSVHQPQWDRLAYLTRRQRRLTGAEAEELVVLYQRVGTHLAALRAAGADPVSIGRLSGLIADARGAVTGAQAPVWRDISKYFLVSFPAALYASRRWWITIGLLFYLVAAWAAWRVLAYPEVVDSIATPDQIKQLVEHDFESYYSENPAQDFALRVWINNATISAAVLALGILLVPSVFVLWDNALNLGLSAGLMISHDKGGLFFSLITPHGLLELTAVFIAGAAGLRLGWSWVVPGARTRMQALAQTGRATVGMAIGLAAVLLVTGLIEAFVTPFLPGPVRVTIGIVAELAFFTYVWTLGRRAYRQGEYGDVDESEREATAPVSA, encoded by the coding sequence GTGGACGTAGAGGCGTTTGTCTCGGTGCACCAGCCGCAGTGGGACCGCCTGGCGTACCTGACCCGTCGCCAGCGCCGCCTGACCGGTGCTGAGGCTGAAGAGCTCGTAGTCCTCTACCAGCGCGTCGGCACCCACCTGGCGGCGCTACGAGCAGCTGGAGCGGACCCGGTGTCCATCGGCCGCCTGTCCGGGCTGATCGCTGACGCCCGTGGTGCGGTGACCGGTGCCCAGGCACCCGTCTGGCGGGACATCTCGAAGTACTTCCTGGTCAGCTTCCCCGCTGCGCTGTACGCGTCCAGACGCTGGTGGATCACCATCGGCCTGCTCTTCTACCTGGTCGCCGCCTGGGCCGCGTGGCGCGTGCTCGCGTACCCCGAGGTCGTGGACTCGATCGCCACACCGGACCAGATCAAGCAGCTCGTCGAGCACGACTTCGAGTCCTACTACTCGGAGAATCCGGCCCAGGACTTCGCACTCCGCGTCTGGATCAACAATGCGACCATCAGTGCCGCCGTACTGGCCCTGGGCATCCTCCTGGTCCCGTCCGTCTTCGTGCTCTGGGACAACGCGCTCAACCTCGGACTGAGCGCCGGTCTGATGATCAGCCATGACAAGGGCGGCCTGTTCTTCAGTCTGATCACGCCGCACGGCCTGCTCGAGCTGACCGCGGTGTTCATCGCCGGTGCGGCCGGCCTGCGGCTCGGTTGGTCGTGGGTGGTGCCCGGCGCGCGGACCCGCATGCAGGCGCTCGCCCAAACCGGCCGCGCGACCGTCGGTATGGCGATCGGGCTCGCGGCCGTCCTGCTCGTCACCGGCCTGATCGAAGCGTTCGTCACGCCGTTCCTGCCCGGCCCGGTCCGCGTCACCATCGGCATCGTCGCCGAGCTGGCGTTCTTCACCTACGTCTGGACTCTCGGCCGTCGCGCCTACCGGCAGGGCGAGTACGGCGACGTCGACGAGTCGGAGCGCGAGGCGACGGCCCCGGTCTCCGCCTGA
- a CDS encoding RDD family protein produces the protein MSQLVTGEAVVLQVRIARMPTRALACAIDVVLQVVVLTVLVSLLAGFLFGTQTSEALAVALIFIVVLLVMVGYRVVMETLTRGRTLGKMVLGLKVVRDDGSSIRFRHALVRTLMWFFVDFAPWFAASPGIVASLMNKQGKRFGDMVAGTVVIRERHQPMASPPLFVPGHLVQWAQSLELSRLSDELANAARDYLARYTELLPGPQLALGEALAARVSAVTAPAPPTPIIAPAYLSAVLAERRRRELQRLATRRPTHTGLFAPPPPFTTPTPFTPPGAFAPSAPGSFAPAPTGSLGPSAPGPMPTAAPSYGIPAGPFAPPSPYGVLPPAPPPPGPFAPPARPTEPRPAAVNAQGWAAPGSNESSQWS, from the coding sequence GTGTCTCAGCTGGTCACCGGCGAAGCAGTCGTCCTCCAGGTGCGGATCGCGCGGATGCCGACGCGGGCGCTGGCGTGTGCGATCGACGTGGTGCTGCAGGTCGTCGTACTGACCGTGCTGGTGTCGCTGCTGGCCGGTTTCCTGTTCGGGACGCAGACCAGTGAGGCGCTGGCGGTGGCGTTGATCTTCATCGTCGTACTGCTCGTGATGGTCGGCTATCGGGTCGTGATGGAGACGCTGACGCGCGGGCGGACGCTGGGCAAGATGGTGCTCGGGCTGAAGGTGGTGCGCGACGACGGCAGCTCGATCCGGTTCCGGCACGCGCTGGTGCGGACGTTGATGTGGTTCTTCGTCGACTTCGCGCCGTGGTTCGCGGCGAGTCCGGGGATCGTGGCGAGCCTGATGAACAAGCAGGGCAAGCGGTTCGGGGACATGGTCGCCGGTACGGTCGTCATTCGCGAGCGGCACCAGCCGATGGCTTCACCGCCACTGTTCGTGCCGGGGCATCTGGTCCAGTGGGCGCAGTCGCTGGAGCTGTCGCGGCTGTCCGACGAGCTCGCCAACGCCGCCCGCGACTACCTGGCTCGTTACACCGAGCTCCTCCCGGGCCCGCAGCTCGCGCTCGGCGAGGCCCTGGCCGCCCGGGTCTCCGCCGTCACCGCCCCCGCGCCGCCGACCCCGATCATCGCGCCCGCGTACCTCTCCGCAGTCCTGGCCGAACGCCGCCGCCGAGAACTCCAACGCCTCGCCACCCGCCGCCCAACCCACACCGGCCTCTTCGCCCCACCCCCACCCTTCACCACCCCCACCCCCTTCACCCCGCCGGGCGCATTCGCCCCGTCAGCACCCGGCTCGTTCGCCCCAGCCCCGACCGGCTCGCTCGGTCCGTCGGCCCCCGGGCCCATGCCGACTGCCGCGCCGTCGTACGGGATTCCGGCGGGTCCGTTCGCCCCGCCCAGCCCGTACGGCGTCCTCCCGCCGGCTCCCCCGCCACCGGGCCCGTTCGCCCCACCCGCACGCCCGACCGAGCCCCGCCCCGCCGCCGTCAACGCCCAAGGCTGGGCCGCCCCCGGCAGCAACGAATCCTCGCAGTGGTCCTGA
- a CDS encoding class I SAM-dependent methyltransferase produces the protein MSQIEWTDWLTRWDRQQAGYLPDRDEQFELMLTIVEKLAGTPHRFVDLACGPGSIAARAAKRFTAAEVVGVDLDPFLLELARNAVPGVRFEEADLRTTGWDAVLGDEPVDAACSATALHWLDPADLGELAQTLARRIRPGGVFLNADTMRLGPTEVPRLDALTVELRNQIWADSHAAGVEDWETWWDAAAAEPAFADLLAERDRRFADRARSREITLTDTLESFRKAGFTEVAVLHQVADKHLVAAIR, from the coding sequence ATGTCGCAGATAGAGTGGACCGACTGGTTGACGCGCTGGGACCGGCAGCAAGCCGGCTACCTGCCCGACCGGGACGAGCAGTTCGAGCTGATGCTGACGATCGTCGAAAAGCTGGCGGGAACACCGCACCGTTTCGTGGATCTCGCGTGCGGGCCGGGGTCGATCGCGGCGCGGGCGGCGAAGCGGTTCACCGCGGCGGAGGTTGTCGGCGTGGACCTGGACCCGTTCCTGCTGGAGCTCGCGCGGAACGCCGTGCCAGGCGTGCGGTTCGAGGAAGCGGATCTGCGGACGACCGGCTGGGACGCCGTACTGGGTGACGAACCAGTTGACGCGGCGTGCTCGGCAACAGCACTGCACTGGCTCGACCCCGCCGACCTCGGCGAACTCGCCCAGACCCTGGCCCGCCGGATCCGCCCCGGCGGCGTCTTCCTGAACGCCGACACGATGCGCCTCGGCCCCACCGAGGTCCCGCGGCTCGACGCGCTCACGGTCGAGCTCCGCAACCAGATCTGGGCCGACTCGCACGCCGCCGGCGTCGAGGACTGGGAGACGTGGTGGGACGCCGCCGCCGCGGAGCCCGCGTTCGCCGACCTGCTGGCCGAACGGGACCGCCGCTTCGCCGACCGCGCCAGGTCCCGCGAGATCACCCTCACCGACACCCTCGAGTCGTTCCGCAAGGCCGGCTTCACCGAGGTCGCCGTCCTGCACCAGGTCGCCGACAAGCACCTCGTCGCGGCGATCCGCTGA
- the ahcY gene encoding adenosylhomocysteinase: protein MTFDYKVADLGLAEFGRKEIRLAEHEMPGLMAMRKQYGESKPLAGARIMGSLHMTIQTAVLIETLTALGAEVRWVSCNIFSTQDHAAAAVVVGPNGSAENPAGVPVFAWKGETLDEYWWCTEQALKWPGGDGPNMILDDGGDATMLVHKGTEFEKAGAVPDPSTADSEEYGVVLKLLTRTLQEDPQLWTTIGQGIKGVTEETTTGVHRLYEMHKAGALLFPAINVNDSVTKSKFDNKYGCRHSLIDGINRATDVLIGGKVAVVCGYGDVGKGCAESLRGQGARVIVTEVDPICALQAAMDGYQVSTVDDVVGEADIFVTATGNRDVITADHMAAMKHQAIVGNIGHFDNEIDMAGLVKRAERVNIKPQVDEFRFEDGHTVIVLSEGRLLNLGNATGHPSFVMSNSFTNQVLAQIELFVKTADYPTEVYVLPKHLDEMVARLHLDALGVKLTELTKEQSSYLGVPVEGPYKPDAYRY from the coding sequence ATGACGTTCGACTACAAGGTGGCGGATCTCGGCCTGGCCGAGTTCGGGCGCAAGGAGATCCGGCTGGCCGAGCACGAGATGCCCGGCCTGATGGCGATGCGCAAGCAGTACGGCGAGAGCAAGCCGCTGGCCGGCGCCAGGATCATGGGCTCGCTGCACATGACGATCCAGACCGCCGTACTGATCGAGACGCTGACGGCGCTCGGGGCCGAGGTGCGCTGGGTCTCCTGCAACATCTTCTCCACCCAGGACCACGCCGCCGCCGCGGTGGTCGTCGGTCCGAACGGCTCGGCCGAGAACCCCGCCGGTGTCCCGGTCTTCGCCTGGAAGGGCGAGACGCTGGACGAGTACTGGTGGTGCACCGAGCAGGCGCTCAAGTGGCCGGGCGGAGACGGCCCGAACATGATCCTCGACGACGGTGGCGACGCCACGATGCTCGTCCACAAGGGCACCGAGTTCGAGAAGGCCGGCGCCGTGCCGGATCCCTCGACCGCTGACTCCGAGGAGTACGGCGTCGTCCTGAAGCTGCTGACCCGCACGCTGCAGGAGGACCCGCAGCTGTGGACCACCATCGGTCAGGGCATCAAGGGTGTCACCGAGGAGACCACGACCGGTGTCCACCGGCTGTACGAGATGCACAAGGCCGGCGCGCTGCTGTTCCCGGCGATCAACGTCAACGACTCGGTGACCAAGTCGAAGTTCGACAACAAGTACGGCTGCCGGCACTCGCTGATCGACGGCATCAACCGCGCCACCGACGTGCTGATCGGCGGCAAGGTCGCGGTCGTCTGCGGGTACGGCGACGTCGGCAAGGGCTGCGCCGAGTCGCTGCGTGGCCAGGGCGCCCGCGTCATCGTCACCGAGGTGGACCCGATCTGCGCGCTGCAGGCGGCGATGGACGGGTACCAGGTCTCCACCGTGGACGACGTGGTCGGCGAGGCGGACATCTTCGTCACCGCGACCGGCAACCGCGACGTGATCACCGCCGACCACATGGCGGCGATGAAGCACCAGGCGATCGTCGGCAACATCGGCCACTTCGACAACGAGATCGACATGGCCGGACTGGTCAAGCGGGCCGAGCGGGTCAACATCAAGCCGCAGGTCGACGAGTTCCGGTTCGAGGACGGGCACACCGTGATCGTGCTGTCCGAGGGCCGGCTGCTGAACCTCGGCAACGCGACCGGCCACCCGTCGTTCGTGATGTCGAACTCGTTCACCAACCAGGTGCTCGCGCAGATCGAGCTGTTCGTGAAGACCGCGGACTACCCGACCGAGGTGTACGTGCTGCCGAAGCACCTCGACGAGATGGTCGCCCGCCTGCACCTCGACGCGCTCGGCGTGAAGCTCACCGAGCTGACCAAGGAGCAGTCGTCGTACCTCGGCGTACCGGTCGAGGGACCGTACAAGCCGGACGCCTACCGCTACTGA
- a CDS encoding MerR family transcriptional regulator, producing the protein MRITEAARQLGTTPRMLRYREALGLLPRSRSEQTAQRQYDDRDLAAVQLALDLERRYDVTPAALAFALRALAEPSVAADIRNLGYRTGRLTAPPTQAEIDRERALRWLGRSGVLPPKPR; encoded by the coding sequence ATGCGCATCACCGAGGCCGCTCGCCAGCTGGGTACCACTCCGCGCATGTTGCGCTACCGGGAGGCCCTCGGGCTGCTCCCCCGCTCACGATCCGAGCAGACGGCCCAGCGCCAGTACGACGACCGCGACCTGGCCGCCGTACAGCTGGCGCTCGATCTGGAACGCCGGTACGACGTGACGCCGGCCGCGCTCGCGTTCGCGCTCCGAGCGCTGGCCGAACCCTCCGTGGCGGCCGACATCCGCAACCTCGGCTACCGCACCGGCCGCCTCACCGCACCGCCCACCCAGGCCGAGATCGACCGCGAACGCGCGCTGCGGTGGCTCGGCCGCTCCGGCGTACTGCCGCCGAAACCGCGCTAG